From one Pseudanabaena sp. FACHB-2040 genomic stretch:
- the dnaK gene encoding molecular chaperone DnaK, with protein MGKVIGIDLGTTNSCVAVLEGGKPVVISNTEGGRTTPSMVGFGKNGDRLVGQLAKRQAVTNAENTVYSIKRFIGRRWEDTETERSRVPYVCVKGRDTTVDVQIRGKNFTPQEISAMILQKLKQDAEAYLGEEVTQAVITVPAYFTDAQRQATKDAGTIAGLGVLRIINEPTAAALSYGLDKQDQDQTILVFDLGGGTFDVSILQLGDGVFEVKATAGNNHLGGDDFDNCIVEWMTNSFRTEEGIDLSKDRMALQRIREAAEKAKIELSNMASTSINLPFITADDTGPKHLETSLSRSQFEQLAASLVKATIEPVAQALKDADLTPDDIDRILLVGGSTRIPAVQKAISDYFNGKTPDRSVNPDEAVALGASIQAGVLGGEVKDLLLLDVTPLSLGIETLGEVFTKVIERNTTIPTSKSQVFSTATDGQTSVEIHVLQGERAMAKDNKSLGKFELRGIPPAPRGVPQIEVSFEIDADGILQVSARDKGTAREQSIRITNTGGLNGDEVERMRQEAETYADEDDRRRLLVDLKNRAENLFYSYEATIRDNGSFLDESLKAGLEEKAAQLRTAMANRAISVEELRDHIEALQSNLFAVGSNLYEQTGQEDYDDSADYVGATVAGTGTDGIADDDSDTSDSSDLDATVTADYEAID; from the coding sequence ATGGGTAAAGTCATCGGGATTGATTTGGGCACAACCAACAGCTGTGTTGCTGTTTTAGAAGGCGGCAAGCCGGTTGTTATTAGTAATACTGAAGGTGGGCGTACTACCCCCAGTATGGTTGGTTTTGGTAAAAATGGTGACCGTTTGGTTGGGCAGCTAGCTAAGCGGCAAGCAGTTACCAACGCTGAAAATACTGTCTACAGCATCAAACGGTTTATCGGACGTCGCTGGGAAGACACTGAAACTGAACGCTCCCGTGTCCCCTATGTCTGCGTAAAAGGCCGGGACACCACGGTTGATGTGCAAATTCGAGGTAAGAACTTCACGCCCCAAGAAATCTCTGCCATGATCCTGCAGAAGCTCAAGCAGGATGCAGAAGCTTACTTAGGAGAAGAAGTGACCCAGGCCGTTATCACCGTACCCGCCTACTTTACCGATGCCCAACGCCAGGCTACTAAAGATGCTGGGACGATTGCTGGCTTGGGGGTTCTACGGATCATTAACGAGCCTACGGCAGCGGCTCTCTCTTATGGCCTAGATAAGCAGGACCAAGATCAAACGATCTTGGTCTTTGACTTGGGTGGAGGCACCTTTGATGTGTCTATCCTGCAGTTAGGAGACGGGGTTTTTGAGGTCAAGGCTACGGCGGGCAACAATCATCTTGGCGGAGATGACTTCGATAACTGTATTGTCGAATGGATGACGAATAGCTTCCGTACTGAGGAAGGGATCGATCTTTCGAAAGATCGCATGGCCCTGCAGCGGATTCGAGAAGCTGCTGAGAAAGCCAAAATTGAGCTTTCAAACATGGCCTCTACCTCCATTAACCTGCCCTTTATTACGGCTGATGACACGGGGCCTAAGCACTTAGAAACGAGCCTCAGTCGGTCTCAATTTGAGCAGCTAGCAGCGTCTTTGGTGAAGGCCACGATTGAGCCGGTGGCCCAGGCGCTCAAGGATGCAGACCTGACTCCCGACGATATCGATCGCATTCTTCTAGTCGGCGGCTCTACCCGGATCCCAGCAGTTCAGAAGGCGATTTCTGACTATTTCAACGGCAAAACCCCTGATCGCTCGGTCAATCCTGATGAAGCGGTGGCCCTTGGGGCTTCAATCCAGGCGGGGGTTTTAGGCGGGGAGGTTAAAGACCTGCTGCTCCTCGATGTTACCCCGCTTTCCTTGGGAATTGAGACTTTAGGTGAGGTCTTTACCAAGGTGATTGAGCGCAATACTACTATCCCGACTAGCAAATCTCAGGTCTTCTCAACCGCAACCGATGGTCAAACATCGGTGGAGATCCATGTGCTTCAGGGTGAGCGGGCGATGGCTAAGGACAACAAGAGCCTGGGCAAGTTCGAATTGCGGGGTATTCCGCCAGCGCCGCGTGGAGTGCCTCAGATTGAGGTTTCTTTTGAAATAGACGCTGACGGTATTTTGCAAGTGTCAGCTCGCGATAAAGGCACGGCCCGAGAGCAAAGCATCCGGATTACCAATACGGGTGGCCTCAATGGTGATGAGGTTGAACGTATGCGTCAGGAAGCTGAAACGTATGCGGATGAGGATGATCGTCGCCGCCTGCTGGTAGATCTGAAAAACCGAGCAGAAAATCTCTTCTACAGCTATGAAGCGACTATTCGCGACAATGGCAGCTTCTTGGATGAGAGCTTGAAGGCCGGTCTTGAGGAAAAAGCGGCTCAGCTACGAACGGCAATGGCCAATCGCGCCATCTCTGTAGAGGAACTACGAGACCATATTGAAGCGCTCCAGTCTAATCTGTTTGCGGTGGGCTCAAATCTGTATGAGCAGACCGGGCAGGAAGACTATGATGATTCGGCTGATTATGTCGGTGCGACCGTAGCCGGAACGGGGACTGATGGCATAGCAGATGATGATTCAGACACCAGCGATAGCTCTGATCTAGATGCGACGGTGACTGCCGATTACGAAGCCATTGATTAA
- a CDS encoding ABC transporter ATP-binding protein: MARSQLQKLGTYLRPHWPTAALGIFALLIVNIVGVWIPLLIRNGIDDLQVTFSFNRVLYYVMLVLLLATVMLFIRMASRILLFGVGRQVEFDLKQRIFTHLLTLDPAYFARNTAGELISRATSDVDNIRRLLGFAILSLANTVFAYALTVPVMLSINVRLTLVALAVYPLMLVLVQLFSQRLRTEQIEVQEQLSRLSDLIQEDMSGISLIKIYAQEQNEQRAFENLNQRLLNANLTLARTRNTLFPLLGGLASISLLVILATGAGAIADGLLTVGDFVALILYVERLVFPTALLGFTITAYQRGEVSIDRVEAILDAVPQIQTAPTALSLPVDQVKGRLEAHNLSYTYPGSNGPALNGVNFTLYPGETVAIVGPIGSGKSTLANALPRLLNIQPGQLFLDGQDITQIALADLRRAIAYVPQDSFLFSTSIQNNIRYGDPLSELPEVELAAKQAEIDQEILNFPQRYKTIVGERGITLSGGQRQRTALARALLVDAPILVLDDALSSVDNRTATAILQSLSEGTLQKTVIFISHQMSAAATADRILVMDQGHILQVGSHDQLMAQGGLYRSLWEQHQLASVLQ, translated from the coding sequence ATGGCGCGATCGCAACTGCAGAAACTGGGCACCTACCTGCGGCCCCACTGGCCCACTGCGGCCTTAGGTATCTTTGCCCTCTTGATTGTCAACATCGTAGGTGTCTGGATTCCGCTGCTGATCCGCAACGGCATTGATGACCTCCAGGTTACCTTCAGCTTCAATCGGGTGCTGTATTACGTCATGCTGGTGCTGCTGCTGGCAACCGTAATGCTGTTCATCCGCATGGCCTCTCGAATTTTGCTGTTTGGCGTAGGCCGTCAGGTCGAGTTTGACCTCAAGCAGCGCATCTTTACGCATCTTCTAACCCTAGATCCGGCTTACTTTGCCCGCAACACCGCTGGTGAACTGATTAGCCGAGCGACTAGCGACGTTGATAATATTCGACGGCTGCTAGGCTTTGCCATTTTGAGTCTGGCTAACACGGTTTTTGCCTACGCCCTGACCGTGCCAGTTATGCTGTCGATTAATGTACGGCTGACCTTGGTGGCGCTGGCAGTTTATCCGCTGATGCTGGTGCTGGTGCAGCTGTTTAGTCAGCGACTGCGCACCGAACAGATAGAGGTACAAGAACAACTTTCTCGCCTAAGCGATCTGATCCAGGAGGACATGAGCGGCATCTCCCTGATCAAGATTTATGCCCAGGAGCAAAACGAACAGCGAGCCTTTGAAAACCTCAACCAGCGTCTGCTCAACGCCAACCTGACGCTAGCCCGTACCCGCAACACCCTGTTTCCCCTGCTGGGGGGCTTAGCCAGCATCAGTTTGCTGGTCATTTTAGCAACGGGGGCGGGTGCGATCGCAGACGGCCTACTTACCGTAGGCGATTTTGTGGCTCTCATTCTCTATGTCGAGCGTCTCGTCTTCCCCACTGCCCTGTTAGGGTTCACCATTACCGCCTACCAGCGTGGCGAAGTGAGCATTGACCGAGTAGAAGCCATTCTTGACGCAGTGCCGCAGATTCAAACCGCGCCCACAGCGCTCAGTCTGCCCGTCGACCAGGTCAAAGGTCGCCTAGAAGCCCACAACCTAAGCTATACCTATCCAGGCAGTAACGGCCCCGCCTTAAACGGGGTAAATTTCACCCTCTATCCGGGAGAAACAGTTGCGATCGTAGGACCTATAGGCTCAGGCAAATCCACCCTGGCCAATGCCCTGCCCCGCCTGCTCAACATCCAGCCCGGTCAGCTGTTCCTAGACGGTCAAGACATCACACAAATCGCCCTGGCAGATTTGCGTCGGGCCATTGCCTATGTGCCGCAAGACAGCTTCCTGTTTAGCACCAGCATCCAGAACAACATCCGTTATGGGGATCCGCTCAGCGAGCTGCCAGAGGTCGAACTAGCGGCTAAGCAGGCCGAAATTGACCAAGAAATTCTAAATTTTCCGCAGCGATACAAAACCATTGTGGGAGAACGGGGCATTACCCTCTCTGGCGGGCAGCGACAGCGAACGGCCCTGGCCCGAGCTTTACTCGTCGATGCTCCTATCCTGGTGCTAGACGATGCCCTCTCCAGCGTTGACAACCGCACTGCAACCGCAATTTTGCAGTCACTTTCTGAGGGTACGCTGCAAAAAACTGTGATCTTTATCTCACATCAGATGTCTGCTGCTGCCACGGCTGACCGCATCCTGGTGATGGATCAGGGCCACATTTTACAGGTCGGGTCTCACGATCAGCTCATGGCTCAAGGTGGTCTGTACCGTTCTCTCTGGGAGCAGCATCAGCTGGCCTCAGTGCTGCAGTAG
- a CDS encoding DUF1517 domain-containing protein — protein sequence MAQKLFRRFKPFLKSLAVVGLILTLVLGQADGALAARAGGRMGGGSFRAPSRTYAPPTRTYRGPSGGGYYPGGGFGFPFIMPIFGIGGGFGGLFSILIFFAIANFLVRSFRGISTETEYESSYGSQSNPVVSVAKLQVGLLAEARSLQEDLNRIARTANTSSDEGLAQLLQETTLSLLRHPDYWAYASTDDTQTRLLSAEQEFNRLALTERSKFTGETLTNINNRLQQADPTAALPGSASANQPGEYIVATVVVGVQGKLDLPTINSEQDLRRALSQIGAISSERLLAVEVLWTPQQSGETLTADELIAEYPDLQLV from the coding sequence ATGGCTCAAAAACTTTTCCGACGATTCAAGCCCTTCTTGAAGTCCCTGGCCGTAGTTGGCCTGATCTTGACCCTGGTTCTGGGTCAAGCAGATGGTGCTTTGGCCGCCCGGGCTGGAGGACGGATGGGAGGCGGTAGTTTCCGGGCACCGAGTCGGACCTACGCTCCCCCCACCCGGACTTACCGAGGCCCCTCTGGTGGTGGATATTACCCAGGTGGAGGCTTTGGCTTCCCCTTCATCATGCCGATCTTTGGCATTGGTGGTGGCTTTGGGGGTCTGTTCTCGATCCTAATTTTCTTTGCCATCGCCAACTTCCTAGTTCGTAGCTTCCGAGGCATTTCCACCGAAACAGAATACGAATCTAGCTACGGCTCCCAGTCCAATCCCGTTGTTTCTGTTGCTAAGCTTCAGGTTGGACTACTGGCTGAAGCTCGTAGTCTGCAGGAAGACCTAAATCGTATTGCCCGTACGGCCAATACGTCTTCTGACGAGGGTCTAGCTCAGCTGCTGCAGGAAACGACACTGTCTCTGCTGCGCCACCCCGACTACTGGGCCTATGCCTCTACTGACGATACGCAAACCCGCTTACTTTCTGCTGAGCAGGAGTTTAACCGGCTAGCGCTGACTGAGCGCAGCAAGTTTACGGGTGAAACGTTGACCAACATCAACAACCGTCTGCAGCAGGCAGACCCCACAGCTGCCCTACCCGGTAGCGCTAGCGCTAACCAGCCTGGTGAATACATTGTGGCGACGGTAGTAGTGGGCGTTCAAGGCAAACTTGACCTGCCAACTATCAACAGCGAGCAGGATCTGCGACGGGCTCTGAGCCAGATTGGAGCTATTTCCAGCGAGCGTCTATTGGCGGTCGAAGTCCTCTGGACGCCTCAACAGTCGGGTGAAACCCTGACGGCAGATGAGCTAATTGCTGAGTACCCTGACCTGCAGCTGGTCTAA
- a CDS encoding GspE/PulE family protein — translation MTNSSSSRRALVLQRSFSPFGNKLIQAGFVDSDQMQQALAESRKSGRSLTDVLEALTGQQLSPELLRQYKKQQLFELKILYGVESLDPELDDISTTHVTQLIDRLIPVDVCRRHQLVPLSHTEGEAGSVLVAMVDPENLEAQDDLNRILRPQNLKLRRMVVTVEDYQRLISSYLDEAVARQKKEEFEQAVDVKSDLEELDVGGLEEVIDGEADLGEALKDAGAAPVIALVNKILVKALQEGVSDIHVEPQEEFLRVRFRKDGVLREALPKMPKKIIQAVTARFKIIAELDIAERRVPQDGRIRRVFQGRKVDFRVSTLPSRCGEKVVLRILDNESTQLGLDKMITDAATLRIVQDMASRPYGLILVTGPTGSGKTTTLYSVLSERNDPGVNISTAEDPIEYTLPGLTQVQVIREKGMNFASILRAFLRQDPDVILVGETRDPETAKTAIEAALTGHLVLTTLHTNDAAGAIARLDEMGVESFMVSSALIGVLAQRLMRKVCSECRVAYHPNQEELAHFGLSASSETDVTFYKANHVEDMEAAKRDGSLCATCQGIGYKGRVGVYEVMRVTERLQKLISEGAPTEHIKEVAVEEGMQTLLAYSLNLVRQGYTTLDEVERVTFTDTGLEAELKSKRKASLTCSCCAAQLKQEWLDCPYCLTARFQD, via the coding sequence ATGACTAACTCCTCATCATCTCGGCGGGCGCTGGTTTTACAAAGAAGTTTTTCGCCTTTTGGCAACAAGCTGATCCAGGCCGGCTTTGTTGATTCCGACCAGATGCAGCAGGCGTTGGCCGAGAGCCGCAAATCGGGGCGATCGCTGACGGATGTGCTGGAGGCTTTGACGGGTCAGCAGCTTTCTCCAGAGCTGCTGCGCCAGTACAAGAAGCAGCAGCTCTTTGAACTAAAAATTCTATACGGCGTCGAATCTCTCGATCCGGAACTAGACGACATTTCAACCACCCACGTCACCCAGCTAATCGACAGGCTGATTCCGGTAGACGTTTGCCGTCGGCATCAGCTAGTGCCCTTGTCCCACACGGAGGGAGAAGCAGGATCTGTCCTGGTGGCAATGGTTGATCCTGAGAACCTTGAGGCTCAAGACGATTTGAACCGAATTCTGCGGCCTCAGAACCTGAAGCTGCGGCGCATGGTGGTGACTGTTGAAGACTACCAGCGGCTCATCTCCTCCTATCTTGACGAAGCTGTTGCCCGGCAGAAGAAGGAAGAGTTTGAGCAGGCCGTCGATGTTAAAAGCGACCTAGAGGAGCTTGACGTTGGGGGGTTAGAAGAGGTCATCGACGGCGAGGCTGACCTAGGAGAGGCTTTGAAGGATGCTGGCGCTGCTCCTGTCATTGCGCTGGTTAACAAAATTCTGGTGAAGGCGCTGCAGGAAGGGGTCTCTGATATTCACGTGGAACCCCAGGAAGAGTTTTTGCGGGTGCGCTTCCGTAAGGACGGGGTGCTGCGAGAAGCTCTGCCAAAAATGCCGAAGAAGATTATTCAGGCGGTTACTGCTCGCTTTAAGATCATTGCCGAACTTGATATTGCTGAGCGCAGAGTACCTCAGGATGGCCGGATTCGTCGGGTTTTTCAGGGCCGCAAGGTAGACTTCCGGGTCAGCACACTGCCCAGCCGCTGTGGCGAGAAGGTTGTCCTGCGAATTTTGGATAACGAATCGACCCAGCTTGGACTGGATAAGATGATCACCGATGCCGCAACATTGCGGATTGTGCAGGATATGGCTTCGCGGCCCTATGGCCTGATTTTGGTGACGGGACCAACCGGATCGGGCAAAACCACAACCCTGTACTCAGTGCTCTCAGAACGCAACGACCCTGGCGTTAATATCAGCACTGCTGAAGACCCGATTGAGTACACCCTGCCCGGCCTGACTCAGGTGCAGGTAATTCGCGAAAAGGGCATGAACTTTGCCTCCATTCTGCGAGCCTTTTTGCGGCAGGACCCGGACGTGATTCTGGTGGGTGAAACCCGTGACCCGGAAACGGCCAAGACAGCCATCGAAGCAGCCTTGACCGGACACCTGGTACTAACCACACTGCACACTAATGATGCGGCGGGTGCGATCGCACGTCTCGACGAGATGGGTGTTGAGTCCTTCATGGTATCGAGTGCCCTGATTGGCGTCCTGGCTCAGCGTCTGATGCGCAAAGTGTGTTCAGAGTGCCGAGTTGCCTATCATCCCAACCAAGAGGAACTGGCTCACTTTGGCCTTAGTGCTTCCAGCGAGACAGACGTCACTTTCTACAAAGCCAACCACGTCGAGGACATGGAGGCAGCCAAACGAGATGGCTCTCTCTGTGCCACCTGTCAAGGCATCGGCTACAAAGGCCGAGTTGGCGTATATGAGGTGATGCGAGTGACAGAAAGGCTACAGAAGCTGATTTCTGAAGGCGCTCCCACCGAGCACATCAAAGAGGTTGCCGTTGAAGAAGGAATGCAAACGCTATTGGCCTATAGCCTGAATCTGGTCAGACAAGGCTACACCACGCTTGATGAAGTCGAGCGGGTGACCTTTACAGACACTGGCCTAGAAGCAGAGTTAAAGTCCAAGCGCAAGGCATCTCTGACCTGCTCATGCTGTGCTGCCCAGCTCAAACAGGAGTGGCTGGACTGCCCTTACTGTCTCACCGCCCGCTTCCAAGACTAA
- a CDS encoding type IV pilus twitching motility protein PilT, with the protein MELMIEDLMEEVIERGGSDLHLSAGLPPYIRISGKLTPTEHEPMTAEACQRLIFQMLNNTQRKTLEQTWELDCSYGVKGLARFRVNVYKDRGTYAACLRALSSKIPSMEMLGLPNIVRELSEKPRGLILVTGPTGSGKSTTLASMINNINLTRPEHILTIEDPIEFIYEPHKSLIHQRQIGEDTKSFSNALRAALREDPDVVLVGEMRDLETISLAVSAAETGHLVFGTLHTSSAAQTVDRMVDVFPPDQQQQVRVQLSNSLVAVLSQTLVPRHNPKPGEFGRIMAQEIMVVTPAISNLIREGKTAQIYGAIQTGGKLGMQTLEKVLADLYKAGSISFDSAMTKTSRPDELQRLIGSGPAPTAAGQKVAARH; encoded by the coding sequence ATGGAACTGATGATTGAAGATCTGATGGAGGAGGTAATTGAGCGGGGCGGGTCTGACCTGCACCTCTCCGCCGGCTTACCTCCCTACATCCGGATCAGCGGCAAGCTCACCCCGACCGAGCATGAGCCCATGACAGCCGAAGCCTGCCAGCGGCTGATTTTCCAAATGCTCAACAACACCCAGCGCAAGACCCTAGAGCAGACCTGGGAGTTGGACTGCTCCTACGGCGTCAAAGGGCTGGCCCGGTTCCGGGTCAACGTTTACAAAGATCGGGGTACCTACGCTGCCTGTTTGCGAGCGCTTAGCTCCAAAATTCCCAGCATGGAGATGTTGGGCTTGCCCAATATTGTTCGGGAGCTTTCAGAAAAGCCAAGAGGACTCATTTTGGTGACGGGGCCTACCGGTTCGGGTAAGTCTACAACCCTGGCCTCGATGATTAACAACATCAACCTGACTCGGCCGGAGCACATCCTCACCATCGAAGACCCGATCGAGTTTATCTACGAACCCCACAAAAGCCTGATTCACCAACGGCAGATTGGTGAAGACACCAAGAGCTTCTCTAATGCACTGCGGGCAGCCCTGCGGGAAGACCCTGACGTCGTTCTGGTAGGCGAAATGCGGGACCTAGAGACCATCTCCCTCGCAGTTTCAGCAGCAGAAACAGGTCACCTCGTCTTTGGCACGCTGCACACTAGTTCAGCTGCTCAGACTGTTGACCGGATGGTAGACGTTTTCCCTCCGGACCAACAGCAGCAGGTACGGGTGCAGCTTTCCAACTCTCTGGTAGCGGTCTTGAGCCAAACCCTGGTACCCAGACACAATCCGAAGCCCGGTGAGTTTGGCCGTATCATGGCTCAGGAGATCATGGTGGTCACGCCCGCTATCTCCAACCTGATTCGGGAAGGAAAAACGGCACAGATTTATGGCGCTATTCAGACCGGCGGCAAACTGGGCATGCAGACGCTAGAGAAAGTGCTGGCCGACCTTTACAAGGCAGGCAGCATTTCCTTTGATTCTGCGATGACAAAGACCTCTCGCCCAGACGAACTGCAGCGGCTCATTGGCTCCGGACCAGCCCCTACGGCAGCCGGTCAAAAAGTAGCAGCCCGACACTAA
- a CDS encoding type II secretion system F family protein, translating to MPTYVATGRDTLGNQRRERVSAANPNEARNLLKDQGLYVQDLQEERGFNIDFQDLQTAMTKVSVKDKAIFSRQFAALVNAGVALVRGLGVLSDECPNPKLKKALLEINADVQQGTNLSDAMRKHPSCFDNLYVALIQAGEVGGVLDEVLNRLAKLLEDLNRLQNQIKAAMAYPVTVGILAVVIFLAMCMFLLPIFADMFAQFDAELPVFTQMLLMISGFLRQWYNWVITIAVISAATFAYRRYYATPTGRRNMDRFFLKMPLFGDLIQKTATARFCRTFGSLSRSGVPILTSLEIVRDTAGNQVIADAVDEARKEIQTGGMISLALQQHKVFPVMAIQMISIGEETGELDAMLMKVADFYEDEVEQAVKALTSIMEPLMIMVLGGMVGSILVGMYLPMFKIMDVVQ from the coding sequence ATGCCTACCTACGTTGCAACAGGCCGTGACACGTTGGGAAATCAGCGCCGGGAACGGGTCTCAGCCGCTAACCCCAACGAAGCCAGAAATTTACTGAAGGACCAGGGCCTTTACGTCCAGGATCTGCAGGAAGAACGAGGTTTTAATATCGACTTCCAGGATCTGCAGACGGCGATGACCAAGGTGTCGGTGAAGGATAAGGCCATCTTTTCCCGACAGTTTGCTGCGCTGGTCAATGCTGGGGTCGCTTTGGTGCGCGGGCTCGGGGTGCTCTCTGATGAATGCCCTAACCCTAAGCTGAAAAAGGCGCTACTCGAGATTAACGCAGACGTGCAGCAGGGAACCAATCTCTCGGACGCAATGCGGAAGCACCCTTCCTGCTTTGACAACCTCTACGTTGCCCTGATCCAGGCTGGTGAGGTTGGCGGTGTGCTAGACGAGGTGCTGAACCGGCTAGCTAAGCTGCTAGAAGACCTGAACCGCTTGCAGAACCAGATCAAGGCAGCGATGGCCTACCCGGTTACGGTCGGCATTTTGGCCGTCGTGATTTTCTTGGCCATGTGTATGTTCCTGCTGCCCATCTTTGCTGACATGTTTGCTCAGTTTGATGCGGAGCTACCGGTCTTTACCCAGATGCTGCTGATGATCAGTGGCTTTTTGCGGCAGTGGTACAACTGGGTAATCACGATTGCCGTAATCAGTGCTGCGACCTTTGCCTACAGACGCTACTATGCGACACCGACGGGCCGCCGCAACATGGACCGCTTTTTCCTGAAGATGCCCCTTTTTGGTGATCTGATTCAAAAGACGGCAACTGCGCGCTTTTGCCGCACTTTTGGCTCCCTATCTCGTTCTGGGGTGCCTATCTTGACGTCGCTGGAGATCGTTCGAGATACCGCCGGAAACCAGGTCATTGCCGATGCTGTCGATGAGGCTCGCAAGGAAATTCAGACCGGCGGCATGATCAGCCTAGCGCTCCAGCAGCACAAGGTCTTTCCGGTAATGGCTATTCAGATGATTAGCATTGGTGAGGAAACCGGAGAGCTAGACGCAATGCTAATGAAGGTGGCTGACTTTTATGAGGACGAAGTTGAACAAGCGGTAAAAGCGCTGACTAGCATTATGGAGCCGCTGATGATCATGGTCCTAGGGGGCATGGTCGGCTCAATTCTAGTCGGAATGTACTTGCCCATGTTCAAAATCATGGATGTGGTTCAGTAA
- a CDS encoding ElyC/SanA/YdcF family protein has protein sequence MLLVLLTRLLIWAAVGLLIYWVLLRFIPRPFLTWLGGAIILALIVLSFIEPNDQTIGAIWQVLSLPLTPLGASILLLLFSLGGKGLKNVNGRQVLIALLILLLSSIPLIARSLANQSEQAISRAFANQRALCADICPTIDPVPFSLVSAILVAGDNLDGRATTGAFPGQVDADTQLDPALSARLNSSAELYGTLRAQGADPFVVVTAGSVTGTEAERQARDQLVVQRLADRGVPTGSIRVQPTGMDMYRAAVDLRAFLQERGLFRENVPNREATRVALVAPAMTMRRSALTFEQQGLQVVAWPTDLFGLNAPAPGDTLARLADLVPNVEALWLTTRYWEELLTSIYYFLRGWLPPFNVQWDQVVETVQPPVAP, from the coding sequence ATGTTACTCGTCCTGCTGACGCGACTTCTCATCTGGGCAGCCGTTGGTCTGCTCATCTACTGGGTGCTGCTCCGGTTTATTCCCCGCCCCTTTCTCACCTGGTTGGGCGGAGCTATTATTCTGGCGCTCATTGTGCTCTCCTTCATCGAGCCCAATGATCAGACGATCGGGGCTATCTGGCAGGTGCTTTCCCTGCCGCTGACTCCCCTGGGGGCATCGATTCTGCTGCTGCTGTTTTCTCTGGGGGGCAAGGGTCTCAAAAATGTCAATGGACGGCAGGTGTTGATTGCCTTGCTGATTCTGCTCTTGAGCAGCATTCCTTTGATTGCTCGTAGTCTGGCCAACCAATCTGAGCAGGCGATTTCCAGGGCTTTTGCTAACCAGCGAGCCCTCTGTGCTGATATTTGTCCGACCATAGACCCTGTCCCTTTTTCCCTGGTTTCAGCCATTCTTGTGGCGGGTGACAATTTAGACGGGCGAGCTACGACAGGAGCTTTCCCCGGCCAAGTTGATGCCGACACTCAGCTAGACCCAGCATTGAGCGCTCGGCTAAACAGCAGTGCTGAACTTTATGGCACTCTGCGAGCTCAGGGGGCCGATCCCTTCGTGGTCGTGACGGCAGGCTCTGTGACGGGTACTGAAGCGGAGCGTCAGGCTAGAGATCAGTTAGTCGTGCAGCGGCTAGCCGATAGAGGCGTGCCGACTGGGTCTATTCGGGTGCAGCCGACAGGAATGGATATGTATCGGGCAGCCGTTGATCTAAGGGCCTTTTTACAGGAGCGTGGCCTGTTTAGAGAAAATGTACCGAATCGAGAAGCCACTCGAGTGGCGCTAGTAGCCCCAGCTATGACGATGCGTCGTTCAGCTCTGACCTTTGAGCAGCAGGGTTTACAGGTAGTGGCTTGGCCTACTGATCTCTTTGGTCTAAATGCACCAGCCCCTGGAGATACCCTGGCCCGCTTAGCAGACCTAGTGCCCAACGTAGAAGCGCTATGGCTAACAACCCGCTATTGGGAAGAGCTGCTAACCTCCATTTATTATTTCTTGAGAGGATGGCTGCCTCCCTTTAACGTGCAGTGGGATCAGGTTGTCGAAACTGTGCAGCCTCCGGTAGCCCCTTAA
- the grpE gene encoding nucleotide exchange factor GrpE, protein MIDDVNRTDNPNVSSPESAQQIEELHEEDATIDIKFEGNPLESTSDAAEADVYVMAEETADPGSTAGTAQGGDYSSAVADLERQIEGLKAQLEDRTGQYMRIAADFENYRKRTSKEKEDLEVQIKGNTVTELLPVVDNFERARSHIKPQTEAEMTIHKSYQSVYKQLVDCLKRLGVSAMRAEGQEFDPNLHEAVMREPTHAQPEGHVLEEFVRGYVLGDRVLRHAMVKVAAAPESEPASSSSGEDSPAE, encoded by the coding sequence ATGATTGATGACGTAAATCGGACTGACAATCCCAACGTATCCTCTCCAGAATCTGCCCAGCAGATTGAAGAGTTACATGAGGAAGATGCCACCATCGACATCAAGTTTGAGGGTAACCCCTTAGAATCGACCTCCGATGCTGCTGAAGCAGACGTTTATGTCATGGCTGAAGAGACTGCCGATCCAGGGTCAACTGCAGGCACTGCTCAAGGGGGTGACTATTCCTCAGCGGTCGCTGACTTAGAGCGCCAGATAGAAGGGCTCAAGGCACAGCTAGAAGATCGTACCGGCCAGTATATGCGTATTGCCGCCGATTTTGAGAATTATCGCAAGCGGACAAGTAAGGAAAAAGAGGACTTAGAAGTTCAGATCAAAGGCAACACCGTTACCGAACTGCTGCCAGTCGTTGATAACTTCGAGCGGGCCCGGTCCCACATTAAGCCTCAAACTGAGGCCGAAATGACTATCCACAAGAGCTACCAAAGCGTTTACAAGCAGCTCGTGGATTGCTTAAAGCGTTTGGGCGTATCTGCTATGCGGGCAGAAGGTCAAGAGTTTGATCCCAACCTGCATGAAGCTGTAATGCGAGAGCCTACCCATGCGCAGCCTGAGGGACATGTCCTAGAGGAGTTCGTCAGGGGCTATGTCTTGGGCGATCGGGTCTTGCGACATGCCATGGTGAAGGTAGCTGCGGCCCCCGAGTCGGAGCCTGCAAGTTCAAGTTCAGGTGAAGATAGCCCAGCAGAATAG